A portion of the Halopelagius inordinatus genome contains these proteins:
- a CDS encoding PhzF family phenazine biosynthesis protein: protein MQTRRTLLVDAFTDEPLSGNAAGVVPEGPDLTESQMRAVARELAVSETAFVLPSGSADRRLRYFSPTQEVDLCGHATIATHAHLYDAGVLDAGDHTVETNVGVLDVELESDGTVWMTQDAPSVTPVEVEYDRLGAALGIDPEALRDIGQDASVAVASTGLPFLVVPVNFLEHLGNADPNFAAVEELAAEHDAAGVYAFTFDVLDADSTIHARAFAPGIGVPEDPVTGTAAGACGAYLRQSNAFDETPEEIVVEQGHFVDRPGRVRVRAGTAIRVGGRAVTSLDGTLTVPPSDDDDIVVA, encoded by the coding sequence ATGCAGACGCGTCGCACCCTTCTCGTGGACGCCTTCACAGACGAACCGCTCTCGGGCAACGCCGCCGGCGTCGTCCCCGAGGGGCCGGACCTGACGGAGTCGCAGATGCGTGCCGTCGCCCGCGAACTCGCGGTTAGCGAGACGGCGTTCGTCCTCCCGTCGGGGTCGGCAGACCGCCGCCTCCGCTATTTCTCGCCGACGCAGGAGGTGGACCTCTGCGGACACGCCACTATCGCCACCCACGCGCACCTGTACGACGCGGGCGTCCTCGACGCCGGAGACCACACCGTCGAGACGAACGTGGGCGTCCTCGACGTCGAACTGGAGTCGGACGGGACCGTCTGGATGACGCAGGACGCTCCGAGCGTCACCCCCGTCGAGGTGGAGTACGACCGTCTCGGCGCGGCACTCGGCATCGACCCGGAGGCCCTCCGCGACATCGGACAGGACGCCTCCGTCGCCGTCGCCTCGACGGGACTTCCCTTCCTCGTCGTTCCGGTCAACTTCCTCGAACACCTCGGAAACGCCGACCCGAACTTCGCCGCCGTCGAGGAACTCGCGGCGGAACACGACGCCGCGGGCGTCTACGCGTTCACCTTCGACGTCCTCGACGCCGACTCGACGATTCACGCCCGCGCGTTCGCGCCGGGAATCGGCGTTCCGGAAGACCCCGTCACCGGTACCGCCGCCGGCGCGTGCGGCGCGTACCTCCGCCAGTCGAACGCCTTCGACGAGACGCCCGAGGAGATAGTCGTCGAACAGGGGCACTTCGTCGACAGACCGGGGCGCGTCCGCGTCCGCGCCGGGACGGCGATTCGCGTCGGCGGACGGGCGGTCACGTCGCTCGACGGGACGCTCACCGTTCCGCCGTCCGACGACGACGACATCGTCGTCGCTTGA
- a CDS encoding proteasome assembly chaperone family protein codes for MDEIEVETVADPELRDPVLVEGLPGVGHVGKLAVEHLLEELDSELVRRVFADEFPPQVSIGDDGVAELANAEFYAVDAGDRDLLVLTGDHQAQSNAGHYHLTDTFLDIAEEFGVERGFALGGVPTGELVDDPAVLAAVTDEAAIDDLTEAGVEFREDEPAGGIVGVSGLLLGLGGRRGLDVACLMGETSGYLVDPTSAQAVLEVLEEAAGFEVGYESLEERAEEMKEVVGKIQEMQNQQQGMPTDDDLRYIG; via the coding sequence ATGGACGAAATCGAAGTCGAGACGGTTGCGGACCCGGAACTCCGGGACCCCGTACTCGTCGAGGGGCTTCCCGGGGTGGGACACGTCGGCAAACTCGCCGTCGAGCATCTGCTCGAAGAACTGGACAGCGAACTCGTTCGCCGGGTGTTCGCCGACGAGTTCCCCCCGCAGGTGTCTATCGGCGACGACGGCGTCGCGGAACTGGCCAACGCCGAGTTCTACGCCGTCGACGCCGGTGACCGCGACCTTCTCGTTCTCACCGGCGACCACCAGGCCCAGTCGAACGCGGGCCACTACCACCTCACCGACACCTTCCTCGATATCGCAGAAGAGTTCGGCGTCGAACGCGGGTTCGCACTCGGCGGCGTGCCGACCGGCGAACTGGTCGACGACCCCGCGGTTCTCGCGGCGGTGACCGACGAGGCGGCCATCGACGACCTGACAGAAGCGGGCGTCGAGTTCCGCGAGGACGAACCCGCGGGCGGAATCGTCGGCGTCAGCGGTCTGCTCCTCGGTCTCGGCGGTCGGCGCGGACTCGACGTCGCCTGCCTCATGGGCGAGACGAGCGGATATCTCGTCGACCCCACGAGCGCGCAGGCGGTCCTCGAAGTCCTCGAAGAGGCGGCCGGATTCGAAGTCGGCTACGAGTCGCTCGAAGAACGCGCAGAGGAGATGAAGGAAGTCGTCGGGAAGATACAGGAGATGCAGAACCAACAACAGGGGATGCCGACCGACGACGACCTGCGGTACATCGGCTGA
- a CDS encoding RNA-protein complex protein Nop10, which translates to MKSDIRVCGAWRARHDRPVYTLSATCPDCGADTENSAPAPFNPEDPYGEYRRSFKRSDR; encoded by the coding sequence ATGAAGTCGGATATCCGGGTCTGCGGCGCGTGGCGCGCCCGTCACGACCGCCCGGTGTACACGCTTTCTGCGACCTGTCCGGACTGCGGTGCCGACACCGAAAACAGCGCGCCCGCGCCGTTCAACCCCGAAGACCCCTACGGAGAGTACCGACGGTCCTTTAAGCGAAGCGACCGGTAA
- a CDS encoding translation initiation factor IF-2 subunit alpha has translation MKYSGWPDKGELVVGKVDEIADFGVFVDLEEYENKRGLTHISEVASGWIKNVRDHVREGQTVVAKVLDVDTDSQQIDLSIKDVNEHQRKEKIQEWKNEQKADKWMNIAFGEDVADEQYSSVANALLAEYESLYDGFEQAAIHGTEALEDVDLADDEIEAIVDTARQNVSVPYVTVSGYVDLRCPAGNGVDDIKEALKAAEGEDISDEIELSVTYVGSPEYRIKVRAPDYKTAETALEDAAARAADSIEAAGGTSEFHRERNEDDE, from the coding sequence ATGAAGTACAGCGGCTGGCCCGACAAAGGTGAGCTCGTCGTCGGTAAAGTCGACGAAATCGCCGACTTCGGGGTCTTCGTCGACCTCGAAGAGTACGAGAACAAACGCGGCCTCACGCACATAAGCGAGGTCGCCAGCGGCTGGATCAAGAACGTCCGCGACCACGTGCGCGAGGGACAGACGGTGGTCGCGAAGGTGCTCGACGTCGACACCGACTCCCAGCAGATAGACCTCTCTATCAAGGACGTCAACGAGCACCAGCGCAAAGAGAAGATTCAGGAGTGGAAAAACGAGCAGAAGGCGGACAAGTGGATGAACATCGCCTTCGGCGAGGACGTCGCAGACGAGCAGTACAGTTCGGTCGCGAACGCGCTGCTCGCCGAGTACGAGTCGCTCTACGACGGGTTCGAGCAGGCCGCCATCCACGGCACGGAAGCGCTCGAAGACGTCGACTTAGCGGACGACGAAATCGAAGCGATAGTCGATACGGCCCGACAGAACGTCTCCGTTCCCTACGTCACCGTCTCCGGCTACGTCGACCTTCGATGCCCCGCCGGAAACGGCGTCGACGATATCAAGGAGGCGCTGAAGGCCGCCGAAGGGGAGGATATCTCCGACGAGATAGAGCTCTCTGTCACGTACGTCGGGTCTCCCGAGTACCGAATCAAGGTGCGCGCGCCCGACTACAAGACGGCGGAGACGGCGCTCGAAGACGCCGCCGCCCGCGCGGCCGACTCCATCGAGGCGGCCGGCGGGACGTCGGAGTTCCACCGCGAACGCAACGAAGACGACGAGTAG
- a CDS encoding 30S ribosomal protein S27e, which translates to MAGNYYRVQCTDCDNEQVVFGKASSVVNCAVCGTTLATPTGGKADIRGEVVETVERRTTEA; encoded by the coding sequence ATGGCTGGAAACTACTACCGCGTTCAGTGTACCGACTGCGACAACGAACAGGTCGTCTTCGGAAAGGCATCGTCCGTCGTCAACTGCGCCGTCTGCGGCACCACGCTCGCCACGCCGACCGGCGGGAAAGCCGACATCCGCGGCGAAGTTGTCGAGACGGTCGAACGCCGCACGACCGAGGCGTAA
- a CDS encoding 50S ribosomal protein L44e gives MEMPRRFNTYCPHCRAHEEHEVEKVRSGRQTGMKWAARQQKRGKSTIGNAGKFSKVPGGDKPTKKTHLKYICSECGKAHMREGWRAGRLQFQE, from the coding sequence ATGGAGATGCCACGCCGATTCAACACGTACTGTCCTCACTGTAGAGCACACGAGGAGCACGAAGTCGAGAAAGTCCGCTCGGGTCGCCAGACCGGAATGAAGTGGGCCGCTCGTCAGCAGAAACGCGGAAAGTCCACCATCGGGAACGCCGGTAAGTTCTCGAAGGTGCCCGGTGGCGACAAGCCGACGAAGAAGACGCACCTGAAGTACATCTGCTCGGAGTGTGGGAAGGCCCACATGCGAGAGGGATGGCGCGCAGGCCGCCTGCAGTTCCAGGAGTAA
- a CDS encoding HAH_0734 family protein, which produces MKKLIIRGDPGIGRGATIEVGGEEVVCFSIDRQGDWHGPDRVQLWCTVGTEAERETFDRREYVPHFLDVEAVDAEAIDVINKRGQRGT; this is translated from the coding sequence ATGAAGAAGCTCATCATCCGCGGTGACCCCGGCATCGGGCGCGGCGCGACCATCGAGGTGGGCGGGGAAGAAGTGGTCTGTTTCTCCATCGATAGACAGGGCGACTGGCACGGCCCGGACCGTGTCCAACTGTGGTGCACCGTCGGTACCGAAGCGGAGAGAGAGACGTTCGACCGCCGCGAGTACGTTCCGCACTTCCTCGACGTGGAAGCCGTGGACGCCGAGGCCATCGACGTCATCAACAAGCGCGGACAGCGCGGCACCTGA
- a CDS encoding DUF2298 domain-containing protein yields MEYALVIRWLVLYAALFAAGLPLVARLLPDAAGRGSGLALPAALLVLTVPAYWVGQVSFGPFALAAGVLVLLVAAALAAFDVGALRERRVELAAEMDYRAAADAFAVFVAAFLFVVAVRGFDPAVFAAGGEKFLDFGLLKSLQRSTTLPPEDFWFAGEPVKYYYGGHLMTTLLSWLGGTDPRFAYNLALAGFYGMAVTAAYELAGAIGAERGVPRRVAGLFAAFFVGFASNLVTVGRFALQALPNGVRRTAAELVAARTEYAVGDILAGAETFSYWSASRVIPGTINEFPLFAWLNGDLHAHMTGTPFLLLAAAVGFAYYRTPDGERRRRRALVFGAVPVIAAWQAVHNTWSFPSVLGLAWLAVAFAPAAPWSLLPGVDSLGRRGASRSRLAAEATRVASAFAAVGVAAVVTVVLASPFLLGAATGAGGRSVELLGPEMRSGFGGLLFVHGAFVAAFGAYLLSRLRVERRLFVVVALAAVAFVAVEIGFAALAVVVPLLVFGWVALRTDRPVGYETVLIVGGAGIVTLVELVYVSEQAGPGRMNTVFKTYMQVWMLWATAMGVVLPALVVGIPAAVAESAGDVRTRAGSALTDGGRVPWRRFAAVAFVVVLVASTSLYGMMAVGNHFERGPPGGTTLDATQFVESYHPDEAEAIDWLDEREGTPTLLEAPGTRHYPGGDDGRTNVMYNWNASAASTLTGVPSVAGWAHEVGYRGDEAYYDRVRDVDAMFTGDAETRTDLFREYDVRYIWVGPSERHRYGAVSFEMEGVSVAHESGSVTVYEVNPDELPSESGGSADESESV; encoded by the coding sequence ATGGAGTACGCTCTCGTCATTCGCTGGTTGGTTCTCTACGCCGCACTGTTCGCGGCGGGACTCCCCCTCGTCGCCCGCCTCCTGCCGGACGCCGCCGGACGAGGGTCCGGACTCGCTCTCCCCGCGGCCCTCCTCGTCTTGACGGTGCCCGCCTACTGGGTCGGACAGGTGTCGTTCGGTCCGTTCGCGCTCGCTGCGGGCGTCCTCGTCCTCCTCGTCGCCGCCGCCCTCGCGGCGTTCGACGTCGGCGCACTCCGCGAGAGACGCGTCGAACTCGCCGCCGAGATGGACTACAGGGCGGCGGCAGACGCCTTCGCCGTGTTCGTCGCCGCGTTTCTCTTCGTCGTCGCCGTCAGGGGGTTCGACCCCGCGGTGTTCGCCGCGGGCGGCGAGAAGTTCCTCGACTTCGGCCTCCTGAAGAGCCTCCAACGCTCGACGACGCTCCCGCCCGAGGACTTCTGGTTCGCGGGCGAACCGGTGAAGTACTACTACGGCGGCCACCTGATGACGACGCTTCTGTCGTGGCTCGGCGGAACCGACCCCAGATTCGCGTACAACCTCGCTCTCGCGGGGTTCTACGGCATGGCCGTCACCGCGGCGTACGAACTCGCCGGTGCGATAGGCGCGGAACGCGGCGTCCCGCGCCGCGTCGCCGGACTGTTCGCGGCCTTCTTCGTCGGGTTCGCGAGCAACCTCGTCACGGTGGGGCGCTTCGCGCTACAGGCGTTGCCGAACGGAGTCCGGCGAACCGCCGCCGAACTGGTCGCAGCACGGACCGAGTACGCGGTGGGCGACATCCTCGCGGGCGCGGAGACGTTCTCGTACTGGAGCGCGAGTCGCGTCATCCCGGGGACGATAAACGAGTTCCCCCTGTTCGCGTGGCTGAACGGCGACTTGCACGCCCACATGACGGGGACGCCGTTTCTCCTCCTCGCGGCGGCAGTCGGGTTCGCCTACTACCGAACCCCCGACGGCGAACGCCGCCGACGTCGCGCACTCGTCTTCGGCGCGGTGCCGGTCATCGCGGCGTGGCAGGCCGTCCACAACACGTGGAGTTTCCCGAGCGTCCTCGGTCTGGCGTGGTTGGCCGTCGCCTTCGCGCCCGCCGCCCCGTGGTCGCTCCTCCCCGGCGTCGATTCGCTCGGCCGCCGCGGCGCGTCTCGGTCTCGCCTCGCCGCGGAGGCGACGCGCGTCGCGTCGGCGTTCGCCGCCGTCGGCGTCGCCGCAGTCGTCACCGTCGTCCTCGCGTCGCCGTTCCTCCTCGGCGCGGCGACGGGCGCGGGCGGACGTTCGGTCGAGTTGCTCGGTCCGGAGATGCGGAGCGGATTCGGCGGACTGCTGTTCGTCCACGGCGCGTTCGTCGCCGCCTTCGGCGCGTACCTCCTCTCTCGTCTCCGCGTCGAACGCCGCCTCTTCGTCGTCGTCGCACTCGCCGCCGTCGCGTTCGTCGCCGTCGAAATCGGGTTCGCGGCGCTTGCCGTCGTCGTCCCCCTCCTCGTCTTCGGGTGGGTCGCCCTCCGGACGGACCGACCCGTCGGCTACGAGACGGTACTGATCGTCGGCGGGGCGGGCATCGTCACGCTGGTCGAACTCGTCTACGTGAGCGAACAGGCGGGACCGGGGCGCATGAACACCGTGTTCAAGACGTACATGCAGGTGTGGATGCTCTGGGCGACGGCAATGGGCGTCGTTCTCCCCGCTCTCGTCGTCGGTATCCCCGCCGCCGTCGCCGAGTCGGCGGGCGATGTCCGGACGCGAGCGGGGTCGGCTCTCACCGACGGCGGGCGCGTCCCCTGGCGCCGGTTCGCCGCCGTCGCGTTCGTCGTCGTCCTCGTCGCGTCCACCTCCCTCTACGGGATGATGGCGGTCGGCAACCACTTCGAGCGAGGGCCGCCCGGCGGGACGACGCTGGACGCGACGCAGTTCGTCGAGTCGTACCACCCCGACGAGGCGGAGGCCATCGACTGGCTGGACGAACGCGAGGGGACGCCCACGCTGTTGGAAGCGCCCGGAACGAGACACTACCCCGGCGGCGACGACGGACGGACGAACGTGATGTACAACTGGAACGCGAGCGCGGCGTCGACGCTCACGGGCGTGCCCTCCGTCGCGGGGTGGGCGCACGAAGTCGGATATCGCGGCGACGAAGCGTACTACGACCGGGTGCGCGACGTGGACGCGATGTTCACGGGCGACGCGGAGACTCGAACCGACCTGTTTCGCGAGTACGACGTGCGGTATATCTGGGTCGGTCCGAGCGAGAGACACCGCTACGGAGCGGTGTCGTTCGAGATGGAGGGCGTGTCGGTAGCCCACGAGTCGGGGTCGGTCACCGTCTACGAGGTGAACCCCGACGAACTACCGAGCGAGTCCGGCGGGTCTGCGGACGAAAGCGAGTCCGTCTGA
- a CDS encoding glycosyltransferase, whose protein sequence is MTRTVGVVVPAYRPDPERLLSYVLSLRDELDPELVRIELDDPRPEVLERLRDAPDVVDVHAVSNRRGKGAAITAGFESLAPQVDVLAFADADGSTPAASLSDVVAPVRDGDAGLSVGSRRHPESDVVSHQTFARRRLGDGFAWLARRLLDVGLYDYQCGAKALTSVAWEDVRDHLYDPGFAWDIELIAVSDALGYRVVEVPVRWEDRPGSTVSPVETTLRLGRGLVVSRHRARIVGDDRLHELLETTRTDRPTLVDRLTESVEATEAD, encoded by the coding sequence ATGACTCGCACCGTCGGGGTCGTAGTGCCCGCGTACCGGCCCGACCCGGAGCGTCTCCTCTCGTACGTTCTCTCTCTTCGCGACGAGTTGGACCCCGAACTCGTCCGCATCGAACTGGACGACCCGCGCCCGGAGGTTCTCGAACGCCTCCGCGACGCGCCCGACGTCGTGGACGTGCACGCCGTCTCGAACCGCCGCGGGAAGGGCGCGGCCATCACCGCGGGCTTCGAATCGCTCGCGCCGCAGGTGGACGTCCTCGCCTTCGCGGACGCGGACGGGAGCACGCCCGCCGCGTCGCTCTCGGACGTCGTCGCCCCCGTCCGAGACGGCGACGCCGGCCTCTCCGTCGGGTCGCGCCGACATCCCGAGTCGGACGTCGTCTCCCACCAGACGTTCGCTCGCCGACGCCTCGGCGACGGGTTCGCGTGGTTGGCGCGGCGACTGTTGGACGTCGGCCTGTACGACTACCAGTGCGGCGCGAAAGCGCTCACGTCCGTCGCGTGGGAGGACGTCCGCGACCACCTCTACGACCCCGGGTTCGCGTGGGACATCGAACTCATCGCCGTCTCGGACGCCCTCGGCTACCGCGTCGTCGAGGTTCCCGTCCGCTGGGAGGACCGCCCCGGTTCGACCGTCTCGCCCGTCGAGACGACGCTTCGACTCGGCCGCGGCCTCGTCGTCTCGCGGCACCGCGCCCGCATCGTCGGCGACGACCGCCTCCACGAACTGCTGGAGACGACGCGGACGGACCGCCCGACGCTCGTGGACCGTCTGACCGAGTCGGTGGAGGCGACAGAGGCCGACTGA
- a CDS encoding GtrA family protein translates to MSNSSLDALLSGVRFGKFVSVGAVGAVFDMATTTALIVLFGVLGEYAKLAGAEVAIVVMFLINEHWTFAEEGAVGLLPTVRRFLTSNLVRSGGLALQFLVVRALRQLDVSVVAFGFDFWQVIPIPIAIAASMLVNYVAESTLTWRIARP, encoded by the coding sequence ATGAGCAACAGTTCGTTAGACGCCCTCCTCTCGGGGGTTCGATTCGGGAAGTTCGTCTCCGTCGGGGCCGTCGGTGCCGTCTTCGATATGGCGACGACGACGGCGCTCATCGTCCTCTTCGGCGTCCTCGGCGAGTACGCGAAACTCGCCGGCGCGGAAGTCGCCATCGTCGTCATGTTCCTGATAAACGAACACTGGACGTTCGCGGAGGAGGGCGCGGTCGGACTGCTCCCGACGGTTCGGCGCTTTCTCACCTCGAACCTCGTCCGAAGCGGCGGACTCGCTCTCCAGTTTCTGGTCGTCCGGGCGCTTCGGCAACTCGACGTCTCCGTCGTCGCCTTCGGGTTCGACTTCTGGCAGGTCATCCCGATTCCGATCGCGATAGCCGCCTCGATGCTCGTCAACTACGTCGCAGAGAGCACGCTCACGTGGCGCATCGCGCGGCCGTGA
- a CDS encoding Rieske (2Fe-2S) protein, protein MDDSRRIAATDDVPDDGTLLCTLSGGDEKTEAILTRLDDGTIVAFANYCPHWTDVRLDKGSSALVRDGELVCQKHGATFERDSGVCNFGPCEGAMLETIDVVAENGSVLLTDDDYAFESLGASQEYDRSSGNQIGF, encoded by the coding sequence ATGGACGACTCGCGCCGCATCGCCGCCACCGACGACGTGCCCGACGACGGCACACTGCTCTGTACGCTCTCGGGCGGCGACGAGAAGACGGAAGCCATCCTCACCCGCCTCGACGACGGAACCATCGTCGCCTTCGCGAACTACTGCCCCCACTGGACCGACGTTCGACTCGACAAGGGGTCGAGCGCGCTGGTCAGAGACGGCGAACTCGTCTGTCAGAAACACGGGGCGACGTTCGAACGCGACTCCGGCGTCTGTAACTTCGGCCCCTGCGAAGGCGCGATGCTGGAGACGATCGACGTCGTAGCGGAGAACGGGTCGGTACTCCTCACCGACGACGACTACGCGTTCGAGAGTCTCGGCGCGTCGCAGGAGTACGACCGCTCTTCGGGCAACCAGATCGGATTCTGA
- a CDS encoding aminotransferase class IV — translation MSERSDGGDEGDDESDLLYHVDGELVPADEATVSVRDRGFMYGDAAFETLRAYGGDVFRWGAHADRLRETCDVLSLDHGVAADDLKARVDETLRANELEDAYVRLSVTRGVQPGKLTPEEAVDPTVVVVATPLPRGGRGSDPVWDGPASLQTVKTRRVPDRSIPARAKTHNYLNGILARLELRVTDVAGQSPAGRRGSLGDADEAVMLDSDGHLAEGATSNLFFVRDDALCTPSLDGPVLPGVTRAEVVDVAAAEEIPVREGSFTPDDLRDASEAFVTNTTWEIRPVESVDGIDVGGGPVTTLLSTVFDARVEREHYAEGGSEPNGR, via the coding sequence ATGTCTGAGAGAAGCGACGGGGGCGACGAGGGCGACGACGAATCGGACCTCCTGTACCACGTCGACGGCGAACTCGTGCCCGCAGACGAGGCGACGGTGAGCGTCCGCGACAGGGGATTTATGTACGGCGACGCGGCGTTCGAGACGCTCCGCGCCTACGGGGGCGACGTATTCCGATGGGGGGCGCACGCCGACAGACTGCGGGAGACGTGCGACGTGCTCTCTTTGGACCACGGCGTCGCCGCGGACGACCTGAAAGCTCGCGTGGACGAGACGCTCCGGGCGAACGAACTCGAAGACGCCTACGTCCGACTGTCCGTGACGAGGGGCGTTCAACCCGGCAAACTCACGCCCGAGGAGGCGGTGGACCCCACCGTCGTCGTCGTCGCGACGCCCCTCCCCCGGGGCGGGCGCGGAAGCGACCCCGTTTGGGACGGCCCGGCGTCGTTGCAGACGGTGAAGACGCGGCGCGTCCCCGACCGGTCGATTCCCGCGCGGGCGAAGACGCACAACTACCTCAACGGCATCCTCGCGCGCCTCGAACTCCGCGTGACGGACGTCGCCGGACAGAGTCCGGCGGGCCGCCGAGGTTCCCTCGGCGACGCCGACGAGGCGGTGATGCTCGACTCCGACGGGCACCTCGCGGAGGGCGCGACGAGCAACCTGTTTTTCGTCCGCGACGACGCCCTCTGTACCCCCTCGCTCGACGGGCCGGTCCTGCCGGGCGTGACGCGCGCGGAAGTCGTCGACGTCGCCGCCGCGGAGGAAATCCCGGTTCGAGAGGGGTCGTTCACCCCCGACGACCTGCGCGACGCGTCGGAGGCGTTCGTCACGAACACGACGTGGGAGATTCGCCCCGTCGAGTCGGTCGACGGCATCGACGTCGGCGGCGGCCCGGTGACGACGCTTCTCTCGACGGTGTTCGACGCCCGCGTCGAACGGGAGCACTACGCCGAGGGCGGTTCGGAACCGAACGGACGATAG
- a CDS encoding anthranilate synthase component II produces the protein MTRVLVVDNYDSFAYNLVQYVGEFAAEVVVRRNDAVDVGGIREMDPDGIVVSPGPGRPSEAGVSVPVFRDLRYPTMGVCLGHQALCAALGAPVVHAPDVVHGKSSLVSHDGRGIFRGMPDRFEAGRYHSLAVERGDLPDGLTETARTDDEREVVMGVRRDDRPHVGVQFHPESILTAEGKRLVENFVAACGDGEGADV, from the coding sequence GTGACGCGCGTTCTCGTCGTGGACAACTACGACTCCTTCGCGTACAACCTCGTCCAGTACGTCGGCGAGTTCGCGGCCGAGGTGGTCGTCCGCCGGAACGACGCCGTCGACGTCGGCGGCATTCGCGAGATGGACCCGGACGGAATCGTCGTCTCGCCCGGTCCCGGACGGCCCTCGGAGGCGGGCGTCTCGGTACCGGTCTTCCGCGACCTGCGGTATCCGACGATGGGCGTCTGTCTCGGCCATCAGGCGCTCTGTGCCGCACTCGGCGCGCCCGTCGTCCACGCGCCCGACGTGGTCCACGGCAAGTCCTCGCTCGTCTCTCACGACGGACGGGGCATCTTCCGCGGGATGCCCGACCGCTTCGAGGCGGGCCGCTACCACTCGCTCGCGGTCGAACGCGGTGACCTGCCGGACGGACTCACCGAGACGGCTCGAACCGACGACGAACGCGAAGTCGTGATGGGCGTCCGGCGAGACGACAGACCGCACGTCGGCGTGCAGTTCCACCCCGAGAGCATCCTCACCGCCGAGGGGAAACGACTCGTCGAGAACTTCGTCGCCGCCTGCGGAGACGGGGAGGGCGCCGATGTCTGA